The following are from one region of the Etheostoma spectabile isolate EspeVRDwgs_2016 chromosome 2, UIUC_Espe_1.0, whole genome shotgun sequence genome:
- the ern2 gene encoding serine/threonine-protein kinase/endoribonuclease IRE1 isoform X3, translated as MKQSGLRVMGALERLLLSVLLLSWEGKLFQVGGVRSVTLPESLLFVSTLDGSLHAVSKQSGDIKWTLREDPIIQVPVYLTEPGFLPDPNDGSLYVLGGKHKEGLMKLPFTIPELVQSAPCRSSDGILYTGKKQDVWFVVDPETGEKQTSLTTSTSESICPNTPLLYIGRTEYMVTMFDTKTQELRWNATYNDYSAPPYDDKQEYKMAHLVSSGDGLVVTVDRETGDVLWSQNYGSPVVGVYLYSGDTLRHAPHLSLAMETLRFLTFSSANDHEDAPSTLKWSYQFVKEQATAQTQLVPTLYVGKLDSHLYASTSLVHHGVSLVPRGLTLARIEGPVTAGVTVRERGECEITPFTDVRYPPGSTNSRKNHWLLIGHHELPPVAHTTMLRDFPVGLQRSGEAVIPPRPSASSASYYHQHYFQTVAGGHGDTNANRGGLDARTTEQAQRPVAVLPVYMTQDRLTLAVLTLLLGGWLAFALTYPVRAAHQLKAQRQLEEAFESRLQRMHNNMQNNMQTSMQTNTQRGTSASSETTLSTDTNLSSGSPPASADPPPSPHAHSSTSDVDTNGPTGHNPTAVGNGEEVQVGKISFTPSEVLGHGTAGTFVFRGNFDGRRVAVKRILPECFEVAEREVQLLRESDTHPNVIRYFCTERDRLFTYIAIELCTATLQQYVEDPSCFPEVNPITLLGQTMCGLSHLHSLNIVHRDLKPRNILLSGPSALGQVRALISDFGLCKKIPDGRSSFSLRSGIPGTEGWIAPEVLRDTPGNKPTAAVDVFSAGCVFYFVVSRGQHPFGDSLRRQVNILSGEYSLSHFMDDIHDDVIAQDLIEQMISGEPSTRPSTACVLKHPFFWSPEKQLLFFQDVSDRIEKEPADSPIVVKLETAGRAVVRTNWRMHISVPLQTDLRRFRTYKGNSVRDLLRAMRNKKHHYHELPPEVQETLGELPEGFVSYFTSRFPRLLMHTHAALQICSPERLFHPYYLQPSDKLQ; from the exons ATGAAACAAAGTGGTTTGAGGGTCATGGGGGCTCTGGAACGCCTGCTGCTTTCTGTCCTGCTGCTGTCCTGGGAAGGCAAGCTATTTCAG GTTGGAGGGGTCAGATCAGTCACCCTACCAGAATCCCTCCTGTTCGTCTCCACGCTGGACGGTAGTCTTCATGCTGTCTCCAAACAGTCAGGAGACATAAAGTGGACCCTCAGAGAAG aCCCCATTATTCAAGTACCGGTCTACCTCACAGA gCCGGGCTTTCTCCCAGACCCCAATGATGGCAGTTTGTATGTTCTGGGCGGCAAACACAAGGAAGGACTGATG AAACTGCCCTTCACCATCCCAGAGCTGGTTCAGTCGGCTCCCTGCAGGAGCTCTGATGGTATACTCTATACAG GTAAGAAGCAGGATGTGTGGTTCGTGGTGGATCCTGAGACAGGGGAGAAGCAAACCAGTTTAACCACCTCCACCTCCGAATCCATCTGCCCTAACACTCCCCTGCTGTACATTGGACGCACAG AATACATGGTTACCATGTTTGACACCAAGACACAAGAGCTGCGATGGAATGCCACATACAACGATTACTCTGCGCCACCTTATGATGACAAACAAGAGTACA AGATGGCCCATCTTGTGTCCAGTGGTGATGGACTTGTTGTGACAgttgacagagagacag GTGACGTCTTGTGGAGCCAGAACTATGGATCGCCCGTCGTAGGGGTCTATCTGTACTCTGGCGACACACTAAGACACGCCCCCCACTTGTCCCTTGCCATGGAAACGCTACGCTTCCTCACCTTCTCCTCTGCCAACGACCATGAAGACGCACCCTCTACGTTAAAGTGGAGCTATCAGTTTGTGAAGGAGCAAGCCACCGCTCAAACACAACTTGT ACCCACTCTCTATGTAGGAAAGTTGGACTCCCACCTCTATGCCTCCACTTCCCTTGTCCACCATGGAGTCTCGTTAGTG CCTCGGGGACTGACCTTGGCTCGAATCGAGGGTCCAGTGACGGCCGGAGTGACCGTCAGAGAACGAGGGGAGTGTGAGATCACACCGTTCACTGACGTGCGCTACCCACCAGGGAGCACAAACAGCCGGAAAAACCACTGGCTGCTAATAG GTCACCACGAGCTTCCTCCAGTGGCTCACACCACCATGCTGAGGGATTTCCCAGTCGGCCTGCAGCGTTCTGGTGAGGCAGTcatccccccccgcccctctgcCTCCTCCGCCTCCTACTACCATCAGCACTAC TTCCAGACAGTTGCTGGTGGCCATGGCGACACTAATGCTAACAGAGGAGGGCTTGATGCGAGGACAACAGAACAGGCCCAGAGGCCGGTTGCTGTGCTGCCTGTCTATATGACTCAGGACCGTCTGACTCTAGCTGTTCTGACGCTGCTGCTGGGAGGATGGCTGGCCTTCGCACTCACGTACCCCGTT CGTGCAGCTCATCAGCTGAAAGCTCAAaggcagctggaggaggcctttGAGTCTCGCCTCCAGCGAATGCATAACAAC ATGCAGAACAACATGCAGACGAGCATGCAGACCAACACGCAGAGAGGGACCTCGGCTTCTTCAGAAACAACCCTTTCGACTGACACAAACCTCTCCAGTG GCTCTCCGCCTGCATCTGCTGACCCTCCACCAAGTCCTCACGCTCACAGCAGCACCTCAGATGTTGATACAAATGGCCCCACAGGGCACAACCCCACAGCAG TAGGAAACGGTGAGGAAGTGCAGGTGGGTAAAATCTCCTTCACTCCATCTGAGGTGCTCGGACATGGCACAGCGGGAACTTTTGTCTTCAG GGGTAATTTTGATGGACGCCGCGTTGCGGTGAAGCGAATACTGCCTGAGTGTTTCGAGGTAGCAGAGCGTGAGGTGCAGCTCCTCCGGGAGTCCGACACTCACCCGAACGTCATCCGATATTTCTGCACAGAGAGAGACCGCCTCTTCACTTACATCGCCATCGAGCTGTGCACTGCCACCCTGCAACAG TATGTGGAGGATCCGTCTTGCTTCCCTGAGGTGAATCCTATAACTCTGCTGGGACAGACCATGTGTGGCCTCTCACACCTCCACTCACTCAACATAG TCCATCGTGACCTGAAGCCTAGGAACATCCTGCTTTCTGGTCCCAGTGCGCTGGGTCAGGTCCGAGCTCTTATCTCTGATTTTGGACTCTGTAAGAAGATCCCAGACGGTCGGAGCAGCTTCTCCTTGAGGTCAGGAATACCAGGAACTGAGGGGTGGATAGCTCCTGAAGTACTACGAGACACTCCGGGCAACAAACCG ACAGCGGCGGTGGACGTGTTCTCAGCAGGCTGTGTGTTCTACTTTGTGGTCAGCAGGGGGCAGCATCCATTTGGTGATTCATTAAGACGGCAGGTCAACATCCTGTCAGGAGAATATTCACTCTCACATTTTATGGACGATATACACG ATGACGTCATAGCACAGGATCTGATCGAGCAAATGATCAGTGGGGAGCCCTCCACCCGGCCCTCCACCGCCTGTGTGCTCAAACATCCGTTCTTCTGGAGTCCCGAGAAGCAGCTGCTCTTTTTCCAg GACGTCAGTGACCGCATAGAGAAGGAACCGGCAGACAGTCCGATTGTGGTCAAACTGGAGACTGCAGGAAGAGCAGTGGTTCGAACCAACTGGAGGATGCATATCTCTGTGCCTCTACAGACAG ACTTGAGGCGGTTCAGGACATATAAAGGAAACTCAGTCCGAGATCTGCTGAGAGCCATGAGGAATAAG AAGCATCACTACCACGAGTTGCCACCGGAGGTGCAGGAGACTCTCGGCGAGCTGCCCGAAGGCTTCGTCAGCTACTTCACCTCACGGTTTCCACGGTTACTGATGCACACGCACGCAGCTCTGCAAATCTGCTCCCCTGAGAGACTGTTTCACCCCTACTATCTGCAACCCAGCGACAAATTGCAATAA
- the rps15a gene encoding small ribosomal subunit protein uS8, whose translation MVRMNVLADALKCINNAEKRGKRQVLLRPCSKVIVRFLTVMMKHGYIGEFEIIDDHRAGKIVVNLTGRLNKCGVISPRFDLQLKDLEKWQNNLLPSRQFGYIVLTTSAGIMDHEEARRKHTGGKILGFFF comes from the exons ATGGTGCGCATGAACGTTCTCGCAGATGCTCTGAAATGCATCAACAACGCTGAGAAGCGTGGGAAACGCCAGGTCCTCCTCAGGCCCTGCTCCAAGGTTATTGTGCGCTTCCTAACCGTCATGATGAAGCACG GTTACATTGGTGAGTTCGAGATCATTGATGACCACAGAGCCGGGAAAATTGTCGTCAATCTCACAGGCAGGCTGAACAAG tgTGGTGTGATCAGTCCGCGTTTTGATCTCCAGCTCAAGGACCTGGAGAAGTGGCAGAACAACCTCTTGCCTTCAAGACAGTTTGG ATACATTGTGCTGACCACCTCAGCTGGCATCATGGACCACGAAGAGGCCAGACGGAAACACACAGGAGGCAAAATCCTTGGATTCTTTTTCTAA
- the ern2 gene encoding serine/threonine-protein kinase/endoribonuclease IRE1 isoform X2: protein MKQSGLRVMGALERLLLSVLLLSWEGKLFQVGGVRSVTLPESLLFVSTLDGSLHAVSKQSGDIKWTLREDPIIQVPVYLTEPGFLPDPNDGSLYVLGGKHKEGLMKLPFTIPELVQSAPCRSSDGILYTGKKQDVWFVVDPETGEKQTSLTTSTSESICPNTPLLYIGRTEYMVTMFDTKTQELRWNATYNDYSAPPYDDKQEYKMAHLVSSGDGLVVTVDRETGDVLWSQNYGSPVVGVYLYSGDTLRHAPHLSLAMETLRFLTFSSANDHEDAPSTLKWSYQFVKEQATAQTQLVPTLYVGKLDSHLYASTSLVHHGVSLVPRGLTLARIEGPVTAGVTVRERGECEITPFTDVRYPPGSTNSRKNHWLLIGHHELPPVAHTTMLRDFPVGLQRSGEAVIPPRPSASSASYYHQHYFQTVAGGHGDTNANRGGLDARTTEQAQRPVAVLPVYMTQDRLTLAVLTLLLGGWLAFALTYPVRAAHQLKAQRQLEEAFESRLQRMHNNMQTNLQTNMQNNMQNNMQNNMQNNMQNNMQTSMQTNTQRGTSASSETTLSTDTNLSSGSPPASADPPPSPHAHSSTSDVDTNGPTGHNPTAGNGEEVQVGKISFTPSEVLGHGTAGTFVFRGNFDGRRVAVKRILPECFEVAEREVQLLRESDTHPNVIRYFCTERDRLFTYIAIELCTATLQQYVEDPSCFPEVNPITLLGQTMCGLSHLHSLNIVHRDLKPRNILLSGPSALGQVRALISDFGLCKKIPDGRSSFSLRSGIPGTEGWIAPEVLRDTPGNKPTAAVDVFSAGCVFYFVVSRGQHPFGDSLRRQVNILSGEYSLSHFMDDIHDDVIAQDLIEQMISGEPSTRPSTACVLKHPFFWSPEKQLLFFQDVSDRIEKEPADSPIVVKLETAGRAVVRTNWRMHISVPLQTDLRRFRTYKGNSVRDLLRAMRNKKHHYHELPPEVQETLGELPEGFVSYFTSRFPRLLMHTHAALQICSPERLFHPYYLQPSDKLQ from the exons ATGAAACAAAGTGGTTTGAGGGTCATGGGGGCTCTGGAACGCCTGCTGCTTTCTGTCCTGCTGCTGTCCTGGGAAGGCAAGCTATTTCAG GTTGGAGGGGTCAGATCAGTCACCCTACCAGAATCCCTCCTGTTCGTCTCCACGCTGGACGGTAGTCTTCATGCTGTCTCCAAACAGTCAGGAGACATAAAGTGGACCCTCAGAGAAG aCCCCATTATTCAAGTACCGGTCTACCTCACAGA gCCGGGCTTTCTCCCAGACCCCAATGATGGCAGTTTGTATGTTCTGGGCGGCAAACACAAGGAAGGACTGATG AAACTGCCCTTCACCATCCCAGAGCTGGTTCAGTCGGCTCCCTGCAGGAGCTCTGATGGTATACTCTATACAG GTAAGAAGCAGGATGTGTGGTTCGTGGTGGATCCTGAGACAGGGGAGAAGCAAACCAGTTTAACCACCTCCACCTCCGAATCCATCTGCCCTAACACTCCCCTGCTGTACATTGGACGCACAG AATACATGGTTACCATGTTTGACACCAAGACACAAGAGCTGCGATGGAATGCCACATACAACGATTACTCTGCGCCACCTTATGATGACAAACAAGAGTACA AGATGGCCCATCTTGTGTCCAGTGGTGATGGACTTGTTGTGACAgttgacagagagacag GTGACGTCTTGTGGAGCCAGAACTATGGATCGCCCGTCGTAGGGGTCTATCTGTACTCTGGCGACACACTAAGACACGCCCCCCACTTGTCCCTTGCCATGGAAACGCTACGCTTCCTCACCTTCTCCTCTGCCAACGACCATGAAGACGCACCCTCTACGTTAAAGTGGAGCTATCAGTTTGTGAAGGAGCAAGCCACCGCTCAAACACAACTTGT ACCCACTCTCTATGTAGGAAAGTTGGACTCCCACCTCTATGCCTCCACTTCCCTTGTCCACCATGGAGTCTCGTTAGTG CCTCGGGGACTGACCTTGGCTCGAATCGAGGGTCCAGTGACGGCCGGAGTGACCGTCAGAGAACGAGGGGAGTGTGAGATCACACCGTTCACTGACGTGCGCTACCCACCAGGGAGCACAAACAGCCGGAAAAACCACTGGCTGCTAATAG GTCACCACGAGCTTCCTCCAGTGGCTCACACCACCATGCTGAGGGATTTCCCAGTCGGCCTGCAGCGTTCTGGTGAGGCAGTcatccccccccgcccctctgcCTCCTCCGCCTCCTACTACCATCAGCACTAC TTCCAGACAGTTGCTGGTGGCCATGGCGACACTAATGCTAACAGAGGAGGGCTTGATGCGAGGACAACAGAACAGGCCCAGAGGCCGGTTGCTGTGCTGCCTGTCTATATGACTCAGGACCGTCTGACTCTAGCTGTTCTGACGCTGCTGCTGGGAGGATGGCTGGCCTTCGCACTCACGTACCCCGTT CGTGCAGCTCATCAGCTGAAAGCTCAAaggcagctggaggaggcctttGAGTCTCGCCTCCAGCGAATGCATAACAACATGCAGACCAACCTGCAAACAAACATGCAGAATAACATGCAGAATAACATGCAGAATAACATGCAGAACAACATGCAGAACAACATGCAGACGAGCATGCAGACCAACACGCAGAGAGGGACCTCGGCTTCTTCAGAAACAACCCTTTCGACTGACACAAACCTCTCCAGTG GCTCTCCGCCTGCATCTGCTGACCCTCCACCAAGTCCTCACGCTCACAGCAGCACCTCAGATGTTGATACAAATGGCCCCACAGGGCACAACCCCACAGCAG GAAACGGTGAGGAAGTGCAGGTGGGTAAAATCTCCTTCACTCCATCTGAGGTGCTCGGACATGGCACAGCGGGAACTTTTGTCTTCAG GGGTAATTTTGATGGACGCCGCGTTGCGGTGAAGCGAATACTGCCTGAGTGTTTCGAGGTAGCAGAGCGTGAGGTGCAGCTCCTCCGGGAGTCCGACACTCACCCGAACGTCATCCGATATTTCTGCACAGAGAGAGACCGCCTCTTCACTTACATCGCCATCGAGCTGTGCACTGCCACCCTGCAACAG TATGTGGAGGATCCGTCTTGCTTCCCTGAGGTGAATCCTATAACTCTGCTGGGACAGACCATGTGTGGCCTCTCACACCTCCACTCACTCAACATAG TCCATCGTGACCTGAAGCCTAGGAACATCCTGCTTTCTGGTCCCAGTGCGCTGGGTCAGGTCCGAGCTCTTATCTCTGATTTTGGACTCTGTAAGAAGATCCCAGACGGTCGGAGCAGCTTCTCCTTGAGGTCAGGAATACCAGGAACTGAGGGGTGGATAGCTCCTGAAGTACTACGAGACACTCCGGGCAACAAACCG ACAGCGGCGGTGGACGTGTTCTCAGCAGGCTGTGTGTTCTACTTTGTGGTCAGCAGGGGGCAGCATCCATTTGGTGATTCATTAAGACGGCAGGTCAACATCCTGTCAGGAGAATATTCACTCTCACATTTTATGGACGATATACACG ATGACGTCATAGCACAGGATCTGATCGAGCAAATGATCAGTGGGGAGCCCTCCACCCGGCCCTCCACCGCCTGTGTGCTCAAACATCCGTTCTTCTGGAGTCCCGAGAAGCAGCTGCTCTTTTTCCAg GACGTCAGTGACCGCATAGAGAAGGAACCGGCAGACAGTCCGATTGTGGTCAAACTGGAGACTGCAGGAAGAGCAGTGGTTCGAACCAACTGGAGGATGCATATCTCTGTGCCTCTACAGACAG ACTTGAGGCGGTTCAGGACATATAAAGGAAACTCAGTCCGAGATCTGCTGAGAGCCATGAGGAATAAG AAGCATCACTACCACGAGTTGCCACCGGAGGTGCAGGAGACTCTCGGCGAGCTGCCCGAAGGCTTCGTCAGCTACTTCACCTCACGGTTTCCACGGTTACTGATGCACACGCACGCAGCTCTGCAAATCTGCTCCCCTGAGAGACTGTTTCACCCCTACTATCTGCAACCCAGCGACAAATTGCAATAA
- the ern2 gene encoding serine/threonine-protein kinase/endoribonuclease IRE1 isoform X1, with product MKQSGLRVMGALERLLLSVLLLSWEGKLFQVGGVRSVTLPESLLFVSTLDGSLHAVSKQSGDIKWTLREDPIIQVPVYLTEPGFLPDPNDGSLYVLGGKHKEGLMKLPFTIPELVQSAPCRSSDGILYTGKKQDVWFVVDPETGEKQTSLTTSTSESICPNTPLLYIGRTEYMVTMFDTKTQELRWNATYNDYSAPPYDDKQEYKMAHLVSSGDGLVVTVDRETGDVLWSQNYGSPVVGVYLYSGDTLRHAPHLSLAMETLRFLTFSSANDHEDAPSTLKWSYQFVKEQATAQTQLVPTLYVGKLDSHLYASTSLVHHGVSLVPRGLTLARIEGPVTAGVTVRERGECEITPFTDVRYPPGSTNSRKNHWLLIGHHELPPVAHTTMLRDFPVGLQRSGEAVIPPRPSASSASYYHQHYFQTVAGGHGDTNANRGGLDARTTEQAQRPVAVLPVYMTQDRLTLAVLTLLLGGWLAFALTYPVRAAHQLKAQRQLEEAFESRLQRMHNNMQTNLQTNMQNNMQNNMQNNMQNNMQNNMQTSMQTNTQRGTSASSETTLSTDTNLSSGSPPASADPPPSPHAHSSTSDVDTNGPTGHNPTAVGNGEEVQVGKISFTPSEVLGHGTAGTFVFRGNFDGRRVAVKRILPECFEVAEREVQLLRESDTHPNVIRYFCTERDRLFTYIAIELCTATLQQYVEDPSCFPEVNPITLLGQTMCGLSHLHSLNIVHRDLKPRNILLSGPSALGQVRALISDFGLCKKIPDGRSSFSLRSGIPGTEGWIAPEVLRDTPGNKPTAAVDVFSAGCVFYFVVSRGQHPFGDSLRRQVNILSGEYSLSHFMDDIHDDVIAQDLIEQMISGEPSTRPSTACVLKHPFFWSPEKQLLFFQDVSDRIEKEPADSPIVVKLETAGRAVVRTNWRMHISVPLQTDLRRFRTYKGNSVRDLLRAMRNKKHHYHELPPEVQETLGELPEGFVSYFTSRFPRLLMHTHAALQICSPERLFHPYYLQPSDKLQ from the exons ATGAAACAAAGTGGTTTGAGGGTCATGGGGGCTCTGGAACGCCTGCTGCTTTCTGTCCTGCTGCTGTCCTGGGAAGGCAAGCTATTTCAG GTTGGAGGGGTCAGATCAGTCACCCTACCAGAATCCCTCCTGTTCGTCTCCACGCTGGACGGTAGTCTTCATGCTGTCTCCAAACAGTCAGGAGACATAAAGTGGACCCTCAGAGAAG aCCCCATTATTCAAGTACCGGTCTACCTCACAGA gCCGGGCTTTCTCCCAGACCCCAATGATGGCAGTTTGTATGTTCTGGGCGGCAAACACAAGGAAGGACTGATG AAACTGCCCTTCACCATCCCAGAGCTGGTTCAGTCGGCTCCCTGCAGGAGCTCTGATGGTATACTCTATACAG GTAAGAAGCAGGATGTGTGGTTCGTGGTGGATCCTGAGACAGGGGAGAAGCAAACCAGTTTAACCACCTCCACCTCCGAATCCATCTGCCCTAACACTCCCCTGCTGTACATTGGACGCACAG AATACATGGTTACCATGTTTGACACCAAGACACAAGAGCTGCGATGGAATGCCACATACAACGATTACTCTGCGCCACCTTATGATGACAAACAAGAGTACA AGATGGCCCATCTTGTGTCCAGTGGTGATGGACTTGTTGTGACAgttgacagagagacag GTGACGTCTTGTGGAGCCAGAACTATGGATCGCCCGTCGTAGGGGTCTATCTGTACTCTGGCGACACACTAAGACACGCCCCCCACTTGTCCCTTGCCATGGAAACGCTACGCTTCCTCACCTTCTCCTCTGCCAACGACCATGAAGACGCACCCTCTACGTTAAAGTGGAGCTATCAGTTTGTGAAGGAGCAAGCCACCGCTCAAACACAACTTGT ACCCACTCTCTATGTAGGAAAGTTGGACTCCCACCTCTATGCCTCCACTTCCCTTGTCCACCATGGAGTCTCGTTAGTG CCTCGGGGACTGACCTTGGCTCGAATCGAGGGTCCAGTGACGGCCGGAGTGACCGTCAGAGAACGAGGGGAGTGTGAGATCACACCGTTCACTGACGTGCGCTACCCACCAGGGAGCACAAACAGCCGGAAAAACCACTGGCTGCTAATAG GTCACCACGAGCTTCCTCCAGTGGCTCACACCACCATGCTGAGGGATTTCCCAGTCGGCCTGCAGCGTTCTGGTGAGGCAGTcatccccccccgcccctctgcCTCCTCCGCCTCCTACTACCATCAGCACTAC TTCCAGACAGTTGCTGGTGGCCATGGCGACACTAATGCTAACAGAGGAGGGCTTGATGCGAGGACAACAGAACAGGCCCAGAGGCCGGTTGCTGTGCTGCCTGTCTATATGACTCAGGACCGTCTGACTCTAGCTGTTCTGACGCTGCTGCTGGGAGGATGGCTGGCCTTCGCACTCACGTACCCCGTT CGTGCAGCTCATCAGCTGAAAGCTCAAaggcagctggaggaggcctttGAGTCTCGCCTCCAGCGAATGCATAACAACATGCAGACCAACCTGCAAACAAACATGCAGAATAACATGCAGAATAACATGCAGAATAACATGCAGAACAACATGCAGAACAACATGCAGACGAGCATGCAGACCAACACGCAGAGAGGGACCTCGGCTTCTTCAGAAACAACCCTTTCGACTGACACAAACCTCTCCAGTG GCTCTCCGCCTGCATCTGCTGACCCTCCACCAAGTCCTCACGCTCACAGCAGCACCTCAGATGTTGATACAAATGGCCCCACAGGGCACAACCCCACAGCAG TAGGAAACGGTGAGGAAGTGCAGGTGGGTAAAATCTCCTTCACTCCATCTGAGGTGCTCGGACATGGCACAGCGGGAACTTTTGTCTTCAG GGGTAATTTTGATGGACGCCGCGTTGCGGTGAAGCGAATACTGCCTGAGTGTTTCGAGGTAGCAGAGCGTGAGGTGCAGCTCCTCCGGGAGTCCGACACTCACCCGAACGTCATCCGATATTTCTGCACAGAGAGAGACCGCCTCTTCACTTACATCGCCATCGAGCTGTGCACTGCCACCCTGCAACAG TATGTGGAGGATCCGTCTTGCTTCCCTGAGGTGAATCCTATAACTCTGCTGGGACAGACCATGTGTGGCCTCTCACACCTCCACTCACTCAACATAG TCCATCGTGACCTGAAGCCTAGGAACATCCTGCTTTCTGGTCCCAGTGCGCTGGGTCAGGTCCGAGCTCTTATCTCTGATTTTGGACTCTGTAAGAAGATCCCAGACGGTCGGAGCAGCTTCTCCTTGAGGTCAGGAATACCAGGAACTGAGGGGTGGATAGCTCCTGAAGTACTACGAGACACTCCGGGCAACAAACCG ACAGCGGCGGTGGACGTGTTCTCAGCAGGCTGTGTGTTCTACTTTGTGGTCAGCAGGGGGCAGCATCCATTTGGTGATTCATTAAGACGGCAGGTCAACATCCTGTCAGGAGAATATTCACTCTCACATTTTATGGACGATATACACG ATGACGTCATAGCACAGGATCTGATCGAGCAAATGATCAGTGGGGAGCCCTCCACCCGGCCCTCCACCGCCTGTGTGCTCAAACATCCGTTCTTCTGGAGTCCCGAGAAGCAGCTGCTCTTTTTCCAg GACGTCAGTGACCGCATAGAGAAGGAACCGGCAGACAGTCCGATTGTGGTCAAACTGGAGACTGCAGGAAGAGCAGTGGTTCGAACCAACTGGAGGATGCATATCTCTGTGCCTCTACAGACAG ACTTGAGGCGGTTCAGGACATATAAAGGAAACTCAGTCCGAGATCTGCTGAGAGCCATGAGGAATAAG AAGCATCACTACCACGAGTTGCCACCGGAGGTGCAGGAGACTCTCGGCGAGCTGCCCGAAGGCTTCGTCAGCTACTTCACCTCACGGTTTCCACGGTTACTGATGCACACGCACGCAGCTCTGCAAATCTGCTCCCCTGAGAGACTGTTTCACCCCTACTATCTGCAACCCAGCGACAAATTGCAATAA